Proteins from one Nitrososphaerota archaeon genomic window:
- a CDS encoding FAD-binding oxidoreductase, whose amino-acid sequence MNIKQELLTVLGEQNVSDLHAERKVYSHDLAPLPSEVSWLFKSTPDLVAKPRTKEQVSEVLKIANKYRIPVTPRGAATWGYGGAVPTKGGILLDLTGLDRILEFDRKSGLLKVECGVVWQSLINLLEGSDWRLPVCPSSSPSSTVGGWAATGGLGYGSLKYGRFVDNVVQATVALPSGEIVTIDKMSTPLTLEQAFSSEGVLCIFLDLTLRLAPKLEMEEPFLAYFYQLQGALKAANRILQLTKPDTLVLRAFGFLKARRDKAIKSIEDAESGAILFGLYNGSKAEVEGWMKAFRDVALEFGGNVRPSREAWDEWNERFYPLRIKKWGPTVLTSDVLIPVRALHDMILYSWKLGKESGMDVELEAIFTSPEHVLYFPLFLSDERKPLKYLTHTAITKKLIDEAVKHGGRSYGYGIWNSFHLKKSEPERKKELIELKKRLDPNNILNPGKTFEARSKFGLALPAPLYSLFLDTLWVFGKVL is encoded by the coding sequence ATGAACATAAAACAAGAACTCTTAACCGTTTTAGGTGAGCAGAACGTTTCAGACCTACACGCAGAGAGGAAGGTTTACAGCCACGACCTCGCACCACTACCAAGCGAAGTTTCTTGGCTCTTTAAGAGCACCCCAGATCTGGTCGCTAAACCGAGAACGAAGGAGCAAGTGTCAGAGGTCTTAAAGATCGCTAACAAGTATAGGATACCTGTTACCCCACGTGGTGCGGCTACCTGGGGCTATGGTGGTGCGGTGCCGACTAAAGGCGGGATACTCTTGGATCTAACCGGCTTGGATCGTATACTTGAGTTTGATAGGAAGAGTGGCCTGCTCAAGGTAGAGTGTGGTGTAGTGTGGCAGAGTCTAATCAATCTGCTAGAGGGTAGCGACTGGCGTCTACCAGTCTGCCCTTCAAGCTCCCCAAGCTCTACAGTCGGAGGCTGGGCTGCTACTGGTGGTCTCGGCTACGGCTCGCTTAAGTATGGCAGGTTTGTCGATAATGTAGTTCAAGCTACTGTTGCCCTGCCTTCTGGTGAGATAGTAACCATAGATAAGATGTCGACACCCTTAACATTAGAACAAGCGTTTTCTTCAGAAGGCGTGCTCTGCATCTTCTTAGACCTGACGCTAAGGCTTGCACCCAAGCTAGAGATGGAAGAGCCCTTCTTAGCCTACTTCTACCAGCTCCAAGGCGCACTTAAGGCTGCCAACCGCATCTTACAGTTAACGAAGCCCGACACATTGGTTCTAAGAGCATTTGGTTTCTTAAAAGCTAGACGTGATAAGGCTATTAAATCGATAGAAGACGCTGAATCAGGCGCAATTCTATTCGGTCTCTACAACGGCTCTAAGGCCGAAGTTGAAGGTTGGATGAAGGCTTTCCGCGATGTGGCTCTTGAATTCGGTGGTAATGTTAGACCAAGTAGAGAAGCTTGGGATGAATGGAATGAGCGCTTCTACCCGCTGAGAATAAAGAAGTGGGGTCCGACCGTCTTGACGTCAGACGTTCTGATTCCAGTTAGGGCGCTGCATGACATGATCCTTTACTCCTGGAAGCTAGGTAAAGAATCTGGGATGGATGTGGAGCTAGAGGCGATATTTACCTCACCCGAGCACGTACTCTACTTCCCACTTTTCCTTAGTGACGAGAGGAAGCCTCTAAAATATCTTACACACACCGCTATCACCAAAAAGCTGATAGATGAAGCGGTAAAGCACGGAGGTCGCTCATACGGCTACGGTATCTGGAACTCCTTCCACCTAAAAAAGTCTGAACCGGAGCGGAAGAAAGAACTAATCGAGCTTAAGAAGCGGCTAGATCCGAACAACATCCTTAACCCTGGAAAGACATTTGAAGCTAGGTCTAAGTTCGGCTTAGCTCTACCTGCCCCACTTTATTCACTATTCTTGGATACGTTATGGGTTTTTGGGAAGGTGTTGTAG
- a CDS encoding glycine cleavage system protein H, which translates to MAKRSKLEEIVGKVVVSPDEIWAKVEGNPSALSVRVGITDKLQREVGNIEFVRVLPKGRYVGRGYPFGSIESGRRIVLLRAPISGSIQEVNEELRADPTLLNKDPTGRGWVAVFRPLNLEEEIEQLAK; encoded by the coding sequence GCTAAAAGAAGTAAGCTCGAGGAGATTGTGGGTAAAGTGGTGGTCTCGCCGGATGAGATCTGGGCGAAGGTAGAAGGGAACCCATCAGCTCTGTCAGTCAGAGTAGGCATCACAGACAAACTCCAAAGAGAGGTGGGTAACATAGAGTTCGTTAGAGTTCTACCAAAAGGCAGATATGTGGGTAGAGGCTACCCCTTCGGATCCATCGAATCAGGGAGGCGCATAGTCCTACTTAGGGCACCGATCTCTGGCTCAATCCAAGAAGTGAATGAAGAGTTAAGAGCTGACCCCACGCTTCTGAACAAAGACCCAACCGGAAGAGGATGGGTTGCCGTCTTTAGACCATTAAACCTCGAAGAGGAAATAGAGCAGCTAGCGAAGTAG